Genomic window (Helianthus annuus cultivar XRQ/B chromosome 3, HanXRQr2.0-SUNRISE, whole genome shotgun sequence):
TTGTGATGGCATTGGCTCGCCAGGGCCAAGTCAACGTTGACTTAGCCCCGCTCGATCCAATGCTTTCCGTAGTTGGAGGACGGTTTCATGCTTGTGGTATTAAAAGCTATACTCATGAGGTGGTTTGTTGGGGTTTTCGGGTCGATACAAGCACACAGCCCCCAAAAGGGGTCCGGCTTTATGAAATCGCCTCAGGGGACTACTTTTCGTGTGGTGTCGTGGCTGATAAATCGCTTTCACCGGTTTGTTGGGGTGCCGGTTTTCCAACATCGTTGCCACTAGCTGTTTCTCCAGGAGTATGCCGATCAAACACGTGTGACAACGGATTTTACGAGTATAACAATGGAACCTCGCCATGCAAGTCTGCAGGATCACGGGTTTGTTTACCGTGCAGCAACGAATGCCCGTCTCAAATGTATAAAAAATCCGAATGCACGAAAGACGCTGATCGAGTTTGCGAGTATAACTGCTCAAACTGCACCACGATCGAGTGCTCTTCAAACTGTTCGTACACCGACAAGAAAACTGAAAGATTTTGGTCGTTACAGCTGCCCGTGATCGTCGGTGAGATCATTTTCGGGGTGCTGTTAGTGATTGTCGTATCAATTACCGCTATCTTTTACGTACGTTACAAGTTAAGAAACTGTAAATGCACAGCGAAAGGCGTTAAATACATGAAGAACAACGCGTTCCAGAAAGACGGAGGAAAGATTCAACCCGATTTAGACGAATTAAAGATCCAACGAGCTCGAGTCTTCAGTTACAGCGAACTTGAGCGAGCAACAGGAGGGTTTACGGAAGAATCACAAGTCGGAAAAGGTAGTTTTTCGTGTGTTTTCAAGGGGATTTTAAAAGATGGCGTTGTTGTTGCTGTGAAACGTGCGCTTCTTTCGCCCGATATGAAGAAAAACTCGATGGAGTTTCATAACGAACTCGATTTGTTATCGAGATTGAATCACGCGCATTTACTTAATCTACTTGGATACTGTGAAGAAGGTGAACAACGGTTGCTTGTTTACGAGTTTATGGCTAACGGGTCACTGCATCAACACCTTCACGGACAGCCTAACTCGTTAAAATCACAGTTAGATTGGGTTAAACGTGTTACGATAGCGGTTCAAGCTGCTAGAGGCATCGAGTATTTACACGGTTACGCGTGTCCGCCAGTGATCCACCGCGACATTAAGTCGTCGAACATACTCATAGACGAAGAACACAATGCACGAGTAGCTGATTTCGGACTATCGTTATTAGGTCCCGCGAATAGCAGCTCGCCGTTAGCCGAGCTGCCAGCTGGAACCTTAGGGTATCTAGATCCCGAATACTACCGACTACACTACCTCACGACTAAATCGGATGTATACAGCTTCGGTGTTTTGCTTTTGGAAATTCTCAGCGGCCGAAAAGCGATAGATATGCAGTTCGAAGAAGGAAACATTGTCGAATGGGCAGTGCCGTTGATTAAATCAGGCGAGATCCACACGATTCTCGACCCTGTTTTACCTGCGCCGTCAGACATGGAGGCGTTAAAAAAGATCGCTAACGTAGCGTGTAAATGCGTACGCATGCGCGGTAAAGAGCGTCCGTCGATGGACAAAGTAACGACCGCGTTAGAACGTGCGTTAGCAGTGTTAATGGGAAGTCCGAGTAACGACCAACCGATTTTACCAACAGAGGTTGTGTTAGGAAGCAGCCGAATGCATAAGAAGTCATCGCAACGGTCATCGAATCGGTCTGAAATGGAAGGCGATGTGTCCGCGGAGACGGAGGATCAACGGACGGAGTTTCGGGCTCCTTCGTGGATCACGTTTCCGAGTGTAGCGTCGTCGCAGAGGCGGAAATCGTCGGTTTCGGAAGCGGATGTTGTGGATCCTAAGGTTTCTGAGAACAGAACAGTTGGTGATGGATTGAGGAGGTTGGAAGAAGAGATTGGGCCTGCTTCTCCTCAACAACATATGTTCTTGCAGCATAACTTTTGAGTTGTTAATTAATTAATGGAAGTGAAATTACTACAGATTGATTTGTGAAATCATGGATTGAAAGGTGTTTGTGGAAACTAATTTTTTGTTAATTTTATTGCATTTAGTATGaagcacaaacacatgttgaaaACTATTGCAACTAactagtgattttttttttttttttttttttttgattataGTTTTGATTCTTGCTGTTAATATAAAACAATTGCTATTGTTGGGACTTGGgagcataaaaatatatcacTAGGGATGGAAAACGGGTTCTTTAGCGTATCGATAATCTCAGTTTCATACATGTTTGTGAAATTTGTCAGGTATTCAATCTAATACATGCCGGATATCTATAGGGTATTAGGTAATTACCTTTTGAGTATAAGGTATGCTTGTTAGTTTGTTAAAAATTACTTttcgttttttttctttttccaaaTGCATTTCTTACCATTTTTAATGTTTGTGTAATTTATTACCAAAAATTAGTGGAATATTCTATTAcccaaaaacaaagaaaaataataCTAAAAAGACAATAGTTACGTGTGTATGAAAGATGTATGTTTTAGCTTTTCAGGTAATTAGGTTGGGTATCGCCTAATACCATATATATTTTGTACCAGCGAAAACTTTTAAAACTCGTCACATGCCTGGCACCCTTCACAAATATTTTGGCTTTTAGGTTTAGTTGTTGGTTTTGGGTTCAGATTCGTTTGTCATCCCTAAAGGGGTAAGACGTTTCTGGTGTAGAAAGGTCTAGGTGGCGATGACAATGTTGTGTGTTTCTAGTCTTCATGAGCTAGAACAAAGGTTGTAAAATACCATAAAAAAACCCGTTAGATGGTAGATGAGGCTTAAGTCTCGTACACATTCCTACAATCCTACGATTAAGTCACTagtttatataaataatatagATTATATACGATATTTGTATTGAGAAATGAGATGATGTGGGCAAATCTTAACCAAATTGGTTGTCATTGTCACTAGTTTATATCCCTAGATTTTTGTACTAAGAAATTTTACGATTTGTATGTCGTGATATAACTATAAGTACTGATTGTGGGCTTTAAGACATGTTTTGAAGAAAGTTTCATGGGCCAAACCGGCCTTGTTAAAGTAGATAACCTTAGTCTTAGGCCCATAGTGGTTCAGTGTGATTTTAGAGCAAATTCTTGTTCCAGAAGAAAAAAAAGAAGTCTTTCTAATGAATTCTGATTTATAAGGAACTGAATAATTTATTTATGGAGATAAATGATGTTTACAAGATCTTTTTGCATTTAATACATGCACAAGATGTAGGTTTATAATCAATTATGAGGTAATTAACAACCAGATTTATATTGATCAATTTTAGTAAAATATTGTTCTCATGTGATGCTCCCCTTTAAAGTTGTAATAATGGTGTTGACTAGTTAGTATCTTTTATTATTTAAAGGAAGAATAATAGATGATATACTTTATATTAGGGGTGTgaatgggtcggtttgggtcggtttttactattaaccataactataaccgctagttcggttatggagttttgggtgctgtttgttttttcagatgtaAATGTCtgtagtctgcggaccacatctgcaagCATCTGCAAGAGAAGATGTGgcccaaatgtctgcagtctgcaaggagaagagggtttgttttttttttcttcaaaaacaacttcacacacacacaacacacacacaagagttttctctgctctctctctctctacaaacactctctctctctctctctacatccaccaccaccttcaccaccaccatcacaatcGTCCGCCACCACTCCTCCACcgtccacctgccaccaccacaaccaacaaCCACCGCAAACCCTAGCCCCCACTCCAAGAACCCACCGCAAACCCTAGCCCCCTGTCTCCTGCCGcgaaaccaccaccaccgccatcagatcgaaccaccgccatcatcgttctcatcgttctctctctctctgtctcctGCCGTCATCGTTCAAACCCTAGCCCCCTGTAACAAACCCTAGACCGTCATCGTTCGCAGACTACAAACGAGCAATAGATCGAAACCACCGTCACGGaaccacctctctctctctcacagctctctctctctcacagatctctctctctctacggtctctctccctcacatctctctctctctctctctcacagctctctctctctcacagatctctctctctctctgcggtggcggaggtggtggtggcggtggcggaggtggtggtggcaggaagaagaagaagaagggttGGTGGTGTGTGAAGATGTGTGTGAAGATCTTGAAGCAATATTCCATAGCTTTTTTTTAAGCAAATAAAGACCCCTTTCAGGtcttcttttttttaaaaaacaaacagtctttaACCACTTATATCTGCCCGCCCGCAGACATAAGCCCTTTGAAGACACTTTAAGCAAAAACAAACACAACcttggtaaccataaccataaccaaacttcggttatggttaatcggttatgaagtcggttatggttcggttttggttaatttcggttaagtaaccaagcaaggtttgaaataaatagcgttgtgcacgatttgaacttagcttgagcctattttataagataacgaagactaaactttttggttaaactaccgatttagagttctttttaataaggtaattctcaaacaaaaacagTTATGGCCATAACACCTaagttctttatcaaaataaatgacatctacatcaaaatcattttgttactaacatacttttatcttagtaaaaaccctctctatggttttgtaaaacacaaatctattatataaagttaacatcacaacttcggttcggtttcggtttcggttatattcggttaaccaaagcttcataaccataaccataaccgattgagcggttatacaaagtttcataaccataaccattggttatattggttatcggttattagtggttcggttatgtcggttatggttcggttatcggttatggtggttaatttgctcacccctacttTATATataactagttgatgccccgcccgcgttgcggggcgatggccgaatagttctcaatcaattaaaaaaacactgcTATAATTTTGCTtggaaaaaaactaaaacgatgataagactgTATATtaggctcagggcaaaactgtaattttttaggattaatgagcgagtgttaggcagctcctttaGACGAAAAAAatttaaatcgagtcaaccaattaaaacaaaaacttttatagttttgctagaaaaattaaaacgatggggaaaacataactttgaactgAGGGGGAAATCATAATTTTGTTTCAGGGATAAAATcttaaattaaatggaccaatagggttgagggcaaaatcgtaacttggctgtgtgaggaaaaaactaatggcaaaactgtaaatttaaacggggcaaaatcgtaattttgaaccgagggcaaaattgaatTTTTTAGCTGGGaaaaaagcgtaaatttattttaaaatgggggcaaaaacataattttgaacagatAGCAAAATCGTTATTATAAGGAAAAAAACCTAATGGAAAAACTGTAAATTTAATCGGGGCAAAATCATAATGTTGAACCGAGGGAAAAACTGAAAATTTTTAGCTGGGaacaaaatcgtaaatttatttttaagtgagggtaaaagcataattttgaactgatggtaaaatcgtaattttaaaacaggaaaaaatcgtaaatttgttgggcTAATAGGGAAGTGGCATGCATGACTATAAATATAAACGGGACAAATCGTAATTtagcaaaaaaagaaaaaagaaaaatcaacTGGTGGGAGGTGGCCGCCCACCTCCACCAATCCAATTGAAGAACTATTGCCCGGCCTGTATTTTGTTATAGTAGATAATAAAGTTAAATGCTATTTTAGTTCTTATGGTTTGGGTCATTAtgccagtttagttcaaaggcTTCATTTTTCgtatgtgggtccaaaaaggtttcaccgttgccattttagtccactgggttaactttatccatttttctTCTAGTAACGAGAAGGgaaattcagtcattttatatgtaatattGTTAACTAGAAGACCAATTTGggcatataaaatgaccaaattgccctttttgttaacagaaaaaatgaatgaagttaacctagtggactaaaatggcaacggtaaaACCTTTTTAGATCCACATAAGAAAAATGAAACTTTTAGACTAAATTGATAAAATGGATCAAACCAcatagactaaaatggcatttaactccaTATAATCTTATTCTACCCTTTAGTAGTTTAgttacttttgtttgtaaaatgaaGTGGCTTTATTGCCTAGTAAAAATATCTTAAAAAGTAAAAACATTTGCCATTTTGCCCCCACACATGGGATAAACACCCTTACAATCTCACACGACTATGTTATTGAAGAGTTAAGGGCTCAAAACCAATTTTAATTGAAGAGTTACAGGCCCAAAGTCCTGAGTTACTAGGTAATGGTTAGGTCATCAATTGTCATATAAGACTATTAATGAATTGACACACCACGCCTCACATCCATCCACCATGGTTTACGTGTTAAACCACGGTCCACCTTTTCCATTTTCCAAGACTTGAATGTTttgtatttttattaaataattaagaagggtagtggtttgggtcataaccacacccttagggtagaaTGGTTTTGAATGGTAGATTAGAGGTAGATGACATGACGCCGATGTGATAAGTTATGGTGGTCATGAGGGTTATGACCATACCCTTTAGCCTTAGTGGCAAGGGGACCACAAGAGTTGACGTGGCACTGGCACAATTCCCTCCTGAATGATTCTCCTTTAATAGAAAACGAGGTCACGTCACGAGGGAGTTGGTTAAATCCATATTTATCCTCACGTCGAAGGATGGTCACAAGATGAACCTCCATCTTGTAGCGAGGCTAACGACGTATTCTGTTTTGTAGGTTTGTTCAAGGATCCATTGATACTCGGAAAATATCCCTGGAGTTCTAAAGCTTGTTTAGGTCTTTGTTTCTTCGGTTGTCAACGTATTAAAAGTATCATCTATTTTGCAAAAACACCGTTGAGCTTGAATGATTAATGTGTATGATTTGTCATGCACAAAATGTATGAAAAGAATATAATTTGGTGGTTAGATTAAATGAAGAAAATTTAAAGAGTTGTAGTTAAGGTTGTTTTTGTTTCAATTTAGTTTGTATCTGTACTCTTGGTAGGTAATCCAAAGTTTCGGTTTGGATTAGTTTGTATATATTCGTTTTTGATGAATTAAACTTTAGAGTTAAGTATATCGATGGTCCTTGTGGTTAATcaaaagagtaaacttccgttttgatccctgtggtttggtcactttaacggttttgccccaaacctttaaaaatagccattttactccctggtgttttggttttgttgccagtttgctccctgcggggagcaaaatggaaaaacaaacaatttggatggagttagaggcggggagcaaactggcaaaaaaaccgaaacatcagggagtaaaatggctatttttaaaggtttggagcaaaaccgttaaagtgaccaaaccacagggagcaaaacggaagtttactctaatcaaaattttagatttaatccatagcttttcaaaagtacacggatggtccatatattttgcactttgtaacgtatttagtcctcaatttttttccaaaagtacacagatagtccctgtggtttacacttTCTAACGCATTCAGTCACTAAACGTAGTCAGGGACTAAATGAGTTACAAACTGCATACCACATGGACCACTCGTACTTTTGGCAAACGTTAGCAactaaatacgttacaaagtgcaaaccacatggactatccgtGTACTTTTAAAAAACTAGtgactaaatccaaaatttagGTTAATCAGAACCACCATCATGGTATACTTTACTCTAAAATTTATTAAAATACGTGTTCGAATCCCTACACAACCATGACCCGGTAAATACCCAACCAACCATTCACCTCAACCTCGTTTCcataatgttttaaaatccgaTTTTTATGCCGTACGAGTGTACTCAGGCAGTTTAACCGGTTCTACTAGACGGTTCAACCGGGTTTAACTAGGTGTTAAAACATCAGTTCACCACCCCTCGTTTCCTTTTCCCTCTCTGCAGATGCTTTCTATGCTTTAATCGATCTGCAGTGTGGTCTGAGATGACGACCCTCTTCTATCGATATCTTCACACAGTTTCATCCTCACCACCTTCCAAATCCGCCATTATAACCTACCTCACACAAACCCTAGGCTTTCCAAAACCCAGAGCCGTATTCTACGTCAATCGATTTTCATCCACCCAAACAAACCCTCAATCCGTCATCCTCTTCTTAAAATCTCACGGATTCAACCTCACAGATATCCACAAATGGGTAACCCAATCGCCCCAGATCCTCTTTTCAGACGTTGAGAAAACCCTCAAACCAAACATTCATTTTTTTCAAGATTTAGGGCTCACCGGTTCAGCTTTGGGTAAGTTCATTTCCAAAAAACCGGTTTATTTATCCAACAGATTTGAAGAAAGATTAAAACCCTGTGTGGATATTGTAAAAAGATTGATGCTTGATGATCGTAACAATGAGAATTTGATTAGAACTTTGAGAAGGTGCAATTGGGCTAATGTAAACCAACCTGTAGTTAAAGTGGCTGCTAATGTTAAGTATTTGGAACAATGTGGGATTGTTGGTGCACAGCTTGCTACACTTATAACAAGGCAACCTAGGTTGTTGATTATGAGTGAATCAGATCTTAAAGAGCTTGTATCCAAGGTGTTGGATATGGGGTTTTCGATTGATAATCGGATGTTGGTTCATGCTATTTTTACTTGTACATGTTTGAGTGATCAGACatttgaaagaaagttggaattgtTTCGGTCGTATGGGTTCACCAAGGATGAGTTTTTGAGTATGTTTAAGAAGGCGCCTGGGTTGCTTAGGGTGTCGGAAGCGAAACTGAAAACTGGGATTGGTTTCTTTCTGGATACGGTTAAGTTTGAAAGGGAAGTGTTGGTTCGTCGGCCTGCGTGTTTGATGTATAGTTTGGAGGAAAGAGTGATTCCTCGGTTTAAGGTTTTGAATATCCTGATGTCGAAAAGGATTTTGAAGAAAATGCCGAGTTTTCTTAATGTGATGCGGTTGCCTGAAGATGAGTTTTTGGAGAAATTTATATCGAAAGACAGAAATCATGCTGAGGAGTTGTTGTTGGCTTACAAGAGTGGCGATTTGCTTTTGCAGAGTGACAAAAAACAAATCCGGAGCTCATAATATTTGGTGTTCGGCCGCTGTTTTTGGAAGGGTTTTATCCTACAAATGGAGAGCTTCATTCATTTTGGGTCTTTGCTAACCCCTTTTGTTATAACTTATATAGATTCAGATCAGTTTTCTTCTTGAAGTATCAATGAATCAACTTTAAACACAAATGGTATTTGTGGATTTAGTTTGTAGTGTTTGTTCTTTTTATATTTGTTTGATAGCTGGTCTTTTGATTCTTGATGAAGGGTAGAAtttatattatgtattaataaTATGGTTGTCACTTTGCAAAGAATTGAGTTTTTGCAATTTTGAAGTCTAATCAATAGACTCAAAACGTCAAATCTTGACCCATTTGAGATGAAAGAACTGCTAATTTTCTGTATTAGGCCGGTGGGTGTGGCTAAACGCCACCATAGCGCCCCCGGGCGCCATCGTCCACACCGCCGGAGTTAAAGGGGGCGCCATCCTCCTCTCGCCAGCACGGTAACGAGCTGAATTTGAGTTGAACGATGATGGAATGGTCAAAAGGAAGGGGCGCTATAGTTTAGAGGGGCTTTATACCACCCTGCAAGTTAAAGGAATGGGTTTTAAAGCCCCTTGTGTGaggtggcgtgataaagcccctaggggctttataccacaccctctAACCTTATGGTATATATCAATACACTTCCCTTATAGATCCAAAAGGTTAAGGTGTGAGAACTTATTCGTCGGATATTTATggccttagagcattcacatctcaTCCATCAAACCATCACAatcttaaaatttaaaaaaaaaaaaaaatcttttaaaaacacTATACATCCTATCCCCTATTTCTTTCCCCCCAAACCTAAATTTTAGAAAGTTGTTATAGTAATTTTCATATATAAAAAGTTACTATTCATAACCTGATACGAACCAGGGTTTAGATTCCCGCCCAAATTAAATGGTCCACAAAACCCGTAGAATAGTGGGGGAGTTAATTTTATAACTGTTAATTAAGATTCGTATTAATAGcagtttcctttttcttttttagGGGTCGATGTTTTTTTAtacaaaattagggtttatacctTGTATTTGGAGATCAAGCCTATCTCGAATTTGGCTATTTATGTAATCGTTATCAGCATTCAAAGCTTTCGATTTCTTGTTTCTATCATAATCCATCAAACTATTGTTAAGTCTATAAAAACgagaaatataataaaataagtgtGTGTGAGTaggataaaaagataaaaatgtGGTTATCTAAGACATTTTTTAAAATAAgagataaattttgaaaaaaaaaaaaatgatttctAGTTAAATTATAGGGTTAAAAAAATGATGAAAGGGATGTGAATGTTCTTACATGATAAATGTATAAAAAGAAGATAAGTTAGTGGCTAGACTAACACAAACAAACCGAAGTCAACTTTGTAATGAAGACTTAATAATATCTCAGAAGTCATtaactagggatgagcaaatcccaaacccgtcctGATACCGTCCCGGTCCCGAAAATATCCAAAGAGTAACTGTCTCAACTTTGTACACATCTTAAAACTTGTAAAAACTAACTGATGAATGAGTTAAAAGGTTACATTTATGAAATTTGGTGTAAAAAAATATAATCTTCTGCATCTAGTTCCATATAGATGGGTTTCTAAACTGAGACGCCATTGCGTCTGATAAAAAATTGGCCAGCGATTCTCGGCTTACTTCCTTCTCCTTCTTAAGCTCAAGATGACGAATCTGTATGTATTCGAAAAAGTCATTGTTTGTTTCCAATTTTCGTACATTTTTGTTAGGGTTAGTCATCATAAGATAAATGTACGATTAACCAATGGGTTAACAACATAAAAAACGAACATATTttctcgttttaaatcaaaagGTCAATCTAACCTAGTATGCTTTAATATATTCAACAATCTTAAATTTATACAAAACTGGGAAATTAATTATATAACTAACCAAATTTACCAATAAATTCCCATGTTTGTATAAATTTAACGATTTCACGGCGTTGACACATCCAAAACCAATTGAAATGGAAAATATTAACCCCTAACTATTATCAATCACTTTCAAATAAAAAGTTGTCTTAGCGTTGACTTTATGTAATTATTATTTGCATTAAAGGCTAGTTTAGACATTTGATACGCTTTCGATAAGCTATATGCCttatcaaacatcacaagttaTTGACGCTTAACAGGAATTACCTTGACAGATCCATTTTGAGAAACACCGGTGTCGGAAATGATAATCAGACATTTAATGTCATTCTCGTTTGCGTACTCGTATTGTTCCGTGAGGCTTGGATCCAAAGTTGGAACAAACTCTGCCTGATAAAAACATAATCACATACATCACTTAAATGTTAGTTAATtagaaacaataataaaaaaactgCTTAAGCTTCACTAATATATAGTTTTAGTTTATATTAGCAAAtttaaaaaaactataaaaattgaATATATCAAAAGTATACGGGTCAGCCCAACCCGTTTTGACCTacccttggttttaaaaagcgcgccctaggcgcgcctaggcgcaaggcgcaacaAGGCGCAGGGCTTGGGGCTTTTTTGCTTCTCGCCTTGTGTAATTACAGGAAGCGACCAAAAAGCgcattttttgatgttttttttgtgggctttttggcctgaggcgcgcgcctcatgtAACTTAGGCGTTTTACTGCATAAAACTGTTGTACCTTGGGTTTTTTGACTTGTACATGTAATTAAAATGGTATAAAAGCCTtacttatagctatattttggttaaggaagctaaaaacctatgggatatgtatgggatatataaaaaaattatataaacatcttgcgcctcgagtacgaaaagcccaccgcttttgcgcttcgcgcctcaattttagacctcgtcgcttttgtgcgcctctcgctttttaaaaccaaggacCTACCAACCCGCCCATTTTGTCAGCTCTAAGAATTGTACTACAAACCTTGATATCGTCCTCCCTCAATTCGGTAACTAGCTCCATTCGCTTTTCTAGTAAACCCCCTCCCCCTCTTGAACAAACAAGAACACTTCTGCTGGAATCATTTCTGCACGAATTGTACGATGATGATAATCTAAAACAAAAAAGACAAC
Coding sequences:
- the LOC110930846 gene encoding serine/threonine-protein kinase-like protein ACR4, with amino-acid sequence MGSLRFSVEDLRLQTLVFIMVAFDLNGVVIGLGSMSSIAISYGEYGTAFCGLKSDGSHLVTCYGSNSKIIGSTPARTQFRGLTAGNGFVCGLLMNNSRPFCWGISGFIAMGVPKPMAEFAEFVELSAGDHHLCGLRKPLMGKQRDTSLVDCWGYNMTKSHVFDGQIQSVSAGSEFNCGLFSQNRSTFCWGDETSSGVITGVPKNAKFRKISAGGYHVCGIIEGIDSNVLCWGASWESQEELVMALARQGQVNVDLAPLDPMLSVVGGRFHACGIKSYTHEVVCWGFRVDTSTQPPKGVRLYEIASGDYFSCGVVADKSLSPVCWGAGFPTSLPLAVSPGVCRSNTCDNGFYEYNNGTSPCKSAGSRVCLPCSNECPSQMYKKSECTKDADRVCEYNCSNCTTIECSSNCSYTDKKTERFWSLQLPVIVGEIIFGVLLVIVVSITAIFYVRYKLRNCKCTAKGVKYMKNNAFQKDGGKIQPDLDELKIQRARVFSYSELERATGGFTEESQVGKGSFSCVFKGILKDGVVVAVKRALLSPDMKKNSMEFHNELDLLSRLNHAHLLNLLGYCEEGEQRLLVYEFMANGSLHQHLHGQPNSLKSQLDWVKRVTIAVQAARGIEYLHGYACPPVIHRDIKSSNILIDEEHNARVADFGLSLLGPANSSSPLAELPAGTLGYLDPEYYRLHYLTTKSDVYSFGVLLLEILSGRKAIDMQFEEGNIVEWAVPLIKSGEIHTILDPVLPAPSDMEALKKIANVACKCVRMRGKERPSMDKVTTALERALAVLMGSPSNDQPILPTEVVLGSSRMHKKSSQRSSNRSEMEGDVSAETEDQRTEFRAPSWITFPSVASSQRRKSSVSEADVVDPKVSENRTVGDGLRRLEEEIGPASPQQHMFLQHNF
- the LOC110930847 gene encoding uncharacterized protein LOC110930847, with amino-acid sequence MTTLFYRYLHTVSSSPPSKSAIITYLTQTLGFPKPRAVFYVNRFSSTQTNPQSVILFLKSHGFNLTDIHKWVTQSPQILFSDVEKTLKPNIHFFQDLGLTGSALGKFISKKPVYLSNRFEERLKPCVDIVKRLMLDDRNNENLIRTLRRCNWANVNQPVVKVAANVKYLEQCGIVGAQLATLITRQPRLLIMSESDLKELVSKVLDMGFSIDNRMLVHAIFTCTCLSDQTFERKLELFRSYGFTKDEFLSMFKKAPGLLRVSEAKLKTGIGFFLDTVKFEREVLVRRPACLMYSLEERVIPRFKVLNILMSKRILKKMPSFLNVMRLPEDEFLEKFISKDRNHAEELLLAYKSGDLLLQSDKKQIRSS